The DNA sequence ATTTTTCCTTCGACTCGGACTTGCGCCCGAATTACTCTTTGGATCACCGCCCTCATGTTTTTTGGCCTTCTTCCCCTTTCTTGTTTTTGATCATAGTCTTTCCCATCGCCCATCGCCTATTACCTATTACCTGTCTTCTCTAAGTCTTTGGAGGTCAACGAGGTCACTTGGCGATATTTTTTGTGGGAAGGATCGTTCATCCAGAGAAGCAGTGGGTCTTTAACCTGGTCGAATTCCGCCAATTGATCTTTCCTCAAAGAAGCAGCCCGAGGAGAAATTTCTCGCAAAGGATTACGGAAAACATTGTTCCGCAAGAGGCGAAAATCCAAATGCGAGCCCGTGGAAAGGCCGGTAGAGCCGACATAGCCGATTAACTGTTTCTGGCGGACCACTTTCCCCTTGCGGATCCCGGGGGCAAACCGGCTGAGGTGTCCGTACATGGATTGATAACCCTTGGTGTGTTTGATGATAACCTGTTCCCCGTATCCCCCGTTCCATCCGCAGAGAGTGACGGTCCCTTCCGCGATGGCCCAAACTGGGCTACCTTCCCGGGCGGCATAATCAACTCCATAATGAGGGCGGAATCCCCCCAGAATAGGATGCCGCCGTGATTTCGAATAACCGGAACTAATCCGGGTAAACTGCAGGGGGGACCGTAAAAAGGCTTTCTGCAGGGATTCTCCTTTGGCCGTGTAATAACTCCCGTATTTACCAGAACCCCGGAAATAAATCGCTTGTTGGACTTTGGTTCCGCTCTGGAAGGAGGCGTAGAGAGTCCGGCCGTATTTGACAAACGTCTCCCCGGTGTAATATTTCTCTACCACGATTTGAAACCGATCTCCGGGCTGGGGGTCGGAATGGAAATCAATCTCCCAGGC is a window from the Deltaproteobacteria bacterium genome containing:
- a CDS encoding M23 family metallopeptidase, whose translation is MNENKIFKSVFLKKRKRYFLLFFSSLLGITLIFLYFLPSPREKPQPVKTPEPPPLPPDRILSGKIASGNTLSSVLRSQNLPSELVEAICKNLKPRVNLRKVKPGDSFEVRLTPGGELRSFSYQTSPIDIYQITVQPSGEWHGQKKEVPVEKYWARISGEISSSLFETMEGLNEQDQLVLDFAGIFAWEIDFHSDPQPGDRFQIVVEKYYTGETFVKYGRTLYASFQSGTKVQQAIYFRGSGKYGSYYTAKGESLQKAFLRSPLQFTRISSGYSKSRRHPILGGFRPHYGVDYAAREGSPVWAIAEGTVTLCGWNGGYGEQVIIKHTKGYQSMYGHLSRFAPGIRKGKVVRQKQLIGYVGSTGLSTGSHLDFRLLRNNVFRNPLREISPRAASLRKDQLAEFDQVKDPLLLWMNDPSHKKYRQVTSLTSKDLEKTGNR